One genomic segment of Gemmatimonadota bacterium includes these proteins:
- the cysD gene encoding sulfate adenylyltransferase subunit CysD: MPRYSISHLMQLEAESIHVMREVAAEFERPVMLYSVGKDSSVMLHLARKAFYPQKLPFPLMHVDTGYKFEEMYDFRRRMAEEYEADLIVHRNEEAIAEGANPYDLGTQRCCGLLKTQALLDGLREGRFDAALGGARREEEKSRAKERFFSFRDRFGQWDPKNQRPELWNLYNCRIGQEESIRVFPLSNWTELDVWMYIHRENIPVVPLYFAREREVVVRGEQLIPVEGQARVLPGETPRAMICRFRTLGCSPCTGAVRSTATSVEEIIEEMMVERISERSTRIIDHDQEGSMELKKREGYF; the protein is encoded by the coding sequence ATGCCTCGTTATTCCATCTCACACCTGATGCAGCTCGAAGCCGAGAGCATCCACGTCATGCGCGAGGTCGCCGCGGAATTCGAGCGGCCCGTCATGCTGTATTCGGTCGGCAAGGATTCCTCGGTCATGCTGCACCTCGCGCGCAAGGCCTTCTATCCGCAGAAACTGCCCTTCCCGCTCATGCACGTGGACACCGGGTACAAGTTCGAGGAGATGTACGACTTCCGAAGGCGCATGGCCGAGGAATACGAGGCGGACCTGATCGTCCACCGCAACGAGGAAGCCATCGCCGAAGGCGCCAATCCCTACGACCTGGGCACGCAAAGGTGCTGCGGACTGCTTAAGACGCAGGCCCTGCTCGACGGGCTCAGGGAAGGGCGCTTCGACGCCGCGCTGGGCGGCGCCCGGCGCGAGGAGGAGAAATCGCGGGCCAAGGAACGGTTCTTCTCCTTCCGGGACCGCTTCGGCCAGTGGGATCCGAAGAACCAGCGGCCCGAACTGTGGAACCTGTACAACTGCCGCATCGGCCAGGAGGAGTCCATCCGGGTCTTCCCCCTATCCAACTGGACCGAGCTGGACGTCTGGATGTACATCCACCGGGAGAACATCCCGGTCGTACCCCTTTATTTTGCCCGGGAGCGCGAGGTCGTGGTCCGGGGGGAGCAGCTGATCCCCGTGGAGGGGCAGGCCCGCGTGCTGCCCGGCGAGACCCCCCGCGCCATGATATGCCGGTTCCGCACGCTGGGTTGCTCGCCCTGCACCGGAGCCGTTAGATCCACCGCGACATCTGTCGAAGAGATCATCGAGGAAATGATGGTGGAGCGCATATCGGAACGTTCCACACGCATCATCGATCACGACCAGGAAGGGTCGATGGAGTTGAAGAAACGGGAGGGCTATTTCTGA
- the cysC gene encoding adenylyl-sulfate kinase, which yields MGVTRWTRRPRLIDGPPTWRRQRGRRGVGDRPREAKKPFVLWFTGLSGSGKSTIADRIHRRLLEGGIKAERLDGDEIRAVFPGTGFDRPGRMAHIARVGYLASVLERNGICTIVSLISPYREAREEVRQRCVRFIEVHLSTPLAVCESRDVKGLYARSRRGEISGFTGLDDPYEAPESPELRIDTSRLTAAESEKMVMDHIAPCL from the coding sequence ATGGGGGTAACCAGGTGGACCAGGCGACCCAGATTGATCGACGGCCCGCCGACCTGGCGGAGGCAACGCGGGAGACGAGGCGTGGGGGACAGACCGCGCGAAGCGAAGAAACCCTTTGTCCTGTGGTTCACCGGGTTGTCCGGATCGGGAAAGAGCACGATCGCGGACCGGATCCACCGACGCCTGCTTGAGGGCGGGATCAAGGCGGAACGGCTGGACGGAGATGAAATCCGGGCCGTTTTTCCCGGCACGGGGTTCGACAGACCCGGTCGCATGGCCCACATCGCCCGCGTCGGCTACCTGGCATCGGTCCTCGAGCGAAACGGCATCTGCACGATCGTGTCGCTCATTTCGCCTTACCGGGAAGCCCGGGAGGAAGTACGGCAGCGCTGCGTGCGTTTCATCGAAGTGCACCTGTCCACGCCCCTGGCAGTGTGCGAGTCCCGGGACGTAAAGGGACTGTACGCCAGGTCGAGGCGGGGCGAGATCAGCGGGTTTACCGGACTTGACGATCCCTACGAAGCACCGGAATCACCGGAATTGCGCATCGACACCTCGCGGCTGACGGCCGCGGAATCCGAGAAGATGGTCATGGACCACATCGCACCCTGTCTGTAG
- a CDS encoding TolC family protein produces MFRVSSVFDVRPVRRMTGIAAIARQEVFLRSAMAMLVFVFVSAALVSSCASAPKPQHPSLETPVPLQWTAAPSEGGIIDERWWSDFSDSRLDGLIDEALSRNFELKSVTGRMQAARAQARIVGAPLLPQVSLDFNRTRTRRNFIGFPIPGGNGGVLKTTSTNYGVSTNINWEIDLWGRLSDDKAAALADLQGTQADLYGVRSSVAGQTAKAWFAAIEARRQLDLARATRDNFSEVNERIENRYARGLRPALDLRLSLANVAAAEAVVLQRMQAFDGVVRQLEILLGRYPSAELAIASDLPPVPSTVPAGLPADLIARRPDLMLAERQLAAAGARIGVAKKARYPAIRLTGSGGTSTAALTDLLDGDFIVWSLVSSLLQPLFQGGRLSAGVDLAEANRDQVLANFADRALRAYGEVETALAADGLLRRREAALLEATTQAAAARELAESRYHGGLSDVITMLDAQRRAFDSEGQYLAVRRQRLDARVDLYLALGGGFERMATETADIKDIGDLQE; encoded by the coding sequence ATGTTCCGAGTTTCTTCTGTGTTCGACGTCCGTCCGGTTAGGCGCATGACAGGGATCGCCGCCATCGCCCGGCAGGAGGTTTTCTTGCGATCAGCCATGGCCATGCTCGTGTTTGTATTCGTCTCCGCGGCGCTGGTATCGAGTTGCGCCTCAGCGCCGAAGCCGCAGCATCCGTCCCTGGAAACCCCCGTACCCCTCCAGTGGACCGCCGCGCCGTCGGAAGGCGGTATCATCGATGAGCGCTGGTGGTCGGATTTCAGCGACTCCCGGCTGGACGGGCTCATCGACGAAGCCCTCTCCCGCAATTTCGAACTCAAGTCGGTCACCGGCCGAATGCAGGCCGCGCGGGCCCAGGCACGGATCGTAGGCGCCCCCCTGCTGCCCCAGGTCAGCCTGGATTTCAACCGTACCAGGACACGCCGGAATTTCATCGGATTCCCGATCCCCGGCGGGAACGGCGGTGTGCTGAAGACGACGTCGACGAACTACGGCGTATCGACGAATATCAACTGGGAGATCGACCTGTGGGGCCGGCTGAGCGATGACAAGGCGGCCGCGCTGGCGGATCTGCAGGGTACGCAGGCAGACCTCTATGGCGTCCGGTCGTCCGTGGCCGGTCAGACCGCCAAGGCGTGGTTCGCCGCCATAGAAGCCCGCCGCCAACTCGATCTGGCCCGGGCGACGAGAGATAATTTCAGCGAGGTGAACGAACGGATCGAGAACCGGTACGCGCGCGGACTCAGACCCGCCCTCGACCTCCGCCTTTCGCTGGCCAACGTGGCTGCGGCCGAGGCCGTCGTCCTCCAGCGGATGCAGGCCTTCGACGGCGTCGTCCGGCAGCTCGAGATCCTGCTCGGGAGGTATCCTTCGGCCGAACTCGCCATCGCTTCAGACCTACCCCCCGTACCCTCGACCGTGCCGGCCGGACTGCCCGCCGATCTCATCGCGCGCCGGCCGGACCTGATGCTGGCCGAGCGGCAACTCGCCGCGGCCGGCGCCCGTATCGGCGTAGCGAAGAAGGCGCGGTACCCGGCCATACGCCTGACCGGTTCGGGCGGGACGTCCACCGCCGCGCTGACCGACCTCCTCGATGGCGATTTTATCGTCTGGAGCCTCGTGTCCAGTCTGCTGCAACCGCTGTTCCAGGGTGGACGGCTCAGTGCGGGCGTGGACCTGGCGGAGGCCAACAGGGACCAGGTCCTGGCAAACTTCGCGGACCGGGCCCTGCGCGCCTACGGGGAGGTGGAAACCGCCCTGGCGGCGGACGGGCTTCTCCGGCGGCGCGAAGCCGCGCTCCTGGAAGCGACGACGCAGGCGGCGGCCGCCCGTGAACTGGCGGAATCGCGTTACCACGGCGGACTGAGCGACGTGATCACCATGCTGGACGCCCAGCGGCGGGCCTTCGATTCCGAGGGACAGTACCTGGCCGTGCGGCGTCAACGGCTGGACGCCCGGGTAGACCTCTACCTGGCGCTGGGCGGCGGATTCGAACGAATGGCAACGGAGACCGCCGATATAAAAGATATAGGTGATTTACAGGAGTAG
- a CDS encoding efflux RND transporter periplasmic adaptor subunit, whose translation MNKWLRISLPLAIVAGSVLIMVFLVRSRPVVESRMPDVPPPLVRTAVATLDTVRLTVRSQGAVMPRTESALSAETDGQIVFVSPSFVPGGFFERDELLVRLDPRDAELAVTRAAADTARFATALQIEQEEARLAEDEWRRLGSGAPMPLVLREPQLAQARANLEASVAALQQAKLNLERTEIRAPYAGRVRKKNVDVGQFLRRGEALATIYAINYAEIRLPIPDEELAFFDTPMQFRGEMARAAGPPVVISAEFAGRLHRWDGTVVRMEGEIDPMSRMVYAVARIQNPYGRGANPDRPPLGIGMFIEAEILGKRYPDVAVLPRTAMHGENRIAVIDDENRLRFRRVEILRIASDQVYIQSGIEAGERVCLSALETQVDGMEVRVLESSSSGAVVQDEEGTGR comes from the coding sequence ATGAACAAGTGGCTTAGAATATCCCTTCCGCTGGCCATTGTCGCGGGATCGGTGCTGATCATGGTCTTCCTGGTCCGTAGCCGGCCCGTGGTGGAAAGCAGGATGCCGGACGTCCCGCCTCCGCTGGTTCGCACGGCCGTCGCGACGCTGGACACGGTCCGGCTCACGGTACGGTCCCAGGGCGCGGTGATGCCCAGGACCGAGAGCGCGCTTTCGGCCGAGACGGACGGTCAGATCGTCTTCGTATCTCCTTCTTTCGTTCCCGGCGGGTTCTTCGAAAGAGACGAGTTGCTGGTGCGCCTCGACCCGCGCGACGCGGAACTGGCGGTCACGCGTGCCGCCGCGGATACGGCCCGGTTCGCCACCGCGCTGCAGATCGAGCAAGAGGAAGCCCGCCTCGCCGAGGACGAATGGCGCCGGCTGGGATCGGGCGCACCCATGCCGCTTGTCCTGAGAGAACCTCAACTGGCCCAGGCCCGGGCCAACCTGGAAGCGTCCGTCGCGGCGCTTCAGCAGGCGAAGCTCAACCTGGAACGAACGGAGATCCGCGCGCCGTACGCCGGCAGGGTAAGGAAGAAGAATGTGGACGTGGGCCAGTTCCTCCGGCGTGGCGAAGCGTTGGCGACCATCTACGCCATCAACTACGCCGAGATACGGCTGCCCATTCCCGATGAAGAACTGGCATTCTTCGACACGCCCATGCAGTTCCGCGGCGAGATGGCCCGCGCCGCGGGGCCCCCGGTCGTGATCAGCGCCGAATTCGCCGGCCGCCTGCACCGGTGGGACGGCACGGTGGTCCGCATGGAAGGCGAGATCGACCCCATGAGCCGGATGGTCTACGCGGTGGCCAGAATCCAGAATCCTTACGGACGGGGCGCGAATCCCGACCGGCCGCCCCTGGGCATCGGCATGTTCATCGAGGCCGAGATCCTGGGCAAGCGCTATCCCGATGTGGCGGTATTGCCCCGGACGGCCATGCATGGCGAGAACCGGATCGCCGTCATCGATGACGAAAACCGGCTTCGGTTTCGGCGCGTCGAGATCCTCAGGATAGCGTCCGACCAGGTTTACATCCAAAGCGGGATCGAGGCCGGCGAACGCGTCTGCCTGTCCGCTCTGGAAACCCAGGTGGACGGCATGGAAGTGCGGGTACTCGAATCGAGTTCGTCCGGAGCCGTCGTACAGGATGAGGAAGGCACGGGCAGATGA